Proteins encoded in a region of the Ruegeria sp. AD91A genome:
- a CDS encoding DUF3429 domain-containing protein, with translation MNGVPKAPLYLGLAGLVPFVWGALTYLNGDLNAWGAQTFGPRFVGPYVQLFYGSVILSFMSGVLWGFATKTSGSKAALCYLLSVLPALWAFAMTGGGPVNAGTNLIYGFVGLLLLDALFSYWRLTPIWWMQLRILLTAVVLASLAVGVYL, from the coding sequence GTGAACGGAGTGCCGAAAGCACCGCTCTATCTGGGACTGGCGGGACTTGTCCCGTTTGTCTGGGGCGCGCTGACCTATCTGAACGGCGACCTAAATGCCTGGGGCGCGCAAACCTTTGGCCCACGTTTCGTAGGGCCCTATGTGCAACTGTTCTATGGATCGGTCATCCTGAGCTTCATGTCCGGTGTTCTCTGGGGCTTTGCCACCAAGACGTCAGGCAGCAAGGCGGCACTGTGTTATCTGTTGTCGGTTCTGCCCGCGCTTTGGGCATTTGCTATGACAGGGGGCGGGCCGGTCAATGCGGGCACCAATCTGATATATGGGTTCGTTGGCTTGTTGTTGCTGGATGCCCTGTTTTCCTACTGGCGCCTTACACCGATCTGGTGGATGCAGTTGCGCATCCTGCTGACCGCAGTCGTATTGGCCAGCCTTGCAGTCGGAGTGTACCTGTGA
- a CDS encoding bifunctional 2-polyprenyl-6-hydroxyphenol methylase/3-demethylubiquinol 3-O-methyltransferase UbiG — translation MTDERTIKAYTNKVAEYLKIPLPPEQLEARQAFADAVGAGGYVLDLGSGPGSDSSFLMRQGLKVRALDATPAFVEHARVNGVDAHLGTFDDVTETAEYDGIYASFSLLHAPRADFPRHLQSIHRALKPGGQLFLGMKLGTGEHRDDLDRYYTYYTESEIEDALKEAGFTIDRAVHGIGKGLAGSYDGYVLVFAHA, via the coding sequence GTGACCGATGAACGTACGATCAAAGCCTATACAAACAAGGTGGCCGAATATCTGAAGATCCCCCTGCCGCCCGAGCAGCTTGAGGCTCGTCAGGCTTTCGCCGATGCGGTCGGTGCAGGAGGCTATGTACTGGATCTGGGGTCCGGGCCGGGGTCGGACAGCAGTTTCCTTATGCGTCAGGGGCTGAAAGTTCGGGCACTGGATGCCACGCCAGCCTTTGTCGAACATGCACGCGTAAACGGTGTGGATGCACATCTGGGTACGTTCGATGACGTCACCGAGACAGCCGAATATGACGGGATTTACGCCAGCTTTTCCCTGCTGCACGCACCCCGCGCAGATTTCCCGCGCCATCTGCAATCGATCCACAGGGCTCTGAAACCGGGCGGCCAGTTGTTTCTGGGGATGAAACTGGGCACCGGTGAGCACCGCGATGATCTGGATCGCTATTACACCTATTACACAGAGTCCGAAATAGAGGACGCCTTGAAAGAGGCCGGGTTTACGATTGATCGCGCAGTCCACGGCATCGGAAAGGGTCTGGCCGGATCGTATGATGGATATGTTCTGGTGTTTGCCCATGCCTGA
- the rnhA gene encoding ribonuclease HI: MPELFAYTDGACSGNPGPGGWGVLLRAMDGDRVLKERELNGGEAETTNNRMELLAAISALETLERPSKITIVTDSAYVKNGVTGWIFGWKRNGWKTSNKKPVKNVDLWQRLDEAQERHDVTWEWVKGHAGHPENEKADELARAGMAPFKPKKAQA, translated from the coding sequence ATGCCTGAATTGTTTGCATATACAGACGGCGCCTGTTCGGGCAATCCTGGCCCCGGCGGCTGGGGCGTGCTGCTGCGCGCGATGGACGGGGACAGGGTTCTGAAAGAACGTGAGCTCAACGGAGGCGAGGCCGAGACCACCAACAACCGGATGGAGTTGCTGGCCGCCATCAGCGCGCTGGAAACGCTGGAGCGGCCGTCGAAGATCACCATCGTCACCGACAGCGCCTATGTGAAGAACGGTGTCACCGGCTGGATTTTCGGTTGGAAGCGCAACGGTTGGAAAACCTCGAACAAGAAGCCGGTTAAGAATGTCGATCTGTGGCAGCGTCTGGATGAGGCGCAGGAACGGCATGATGTGACCTGGGAATGGGTCAAGGGCCACGCGGGCCACCCCGAGAATGAAAAAGCCGATGAACTGGCTCGTGCCGGCATGGCGCCGTTCAAACCGAAAAAGGCACAGGCGTGA
- a CDS encoding trimeric intracellular cation channel family protein, with protein sequence MTALTLLDYASVLIFALTGALVASRAQLDLVGFAFMACLTAVGGGTVRDLLLDRHPIFWVGQPNYILIAVAASVLVFFTAHLVESRYNWLVWLDSFALSVAVAAGTGAALSLDQSGVIVVLMGVTTGCLGGLMRDVVCNEVPLVLKQGELYVSCAFTGALTAVLAARLGTEPAFSLALCALVCWALRAGSLMFGWQMPVYKSRPPRN encoded by the coding sequence GTGACCGCACTGACGCTGCTGGACTATGCCTCAGTTCTGATCTTCGCGTTGACAGGGGCACTGGTGGCCAGCCGTGCCCAGCTGGATCTGGTGGGCTTTGCTTTCATGGCCTGCCTGACCGCCGTCGGTGGCGGCACTGTACGAGACCTTTTGCTGGATCGTCACCCGATCTTTTGGGTCGGGCAGCCGAATTACATCCTGATCGCAGTCGCGGCGTCGGTCTTGGTGTTCTTTACAGCACATCTGGTTGAAAGCCGTTATAACTGGCTGGTCTGGCTGGACAGTTTTGCGCTGTCGGTTGCCGTTGCGGCCGGAACCGGCGCGGCGCTGTCGCTGGATCAGTCCGGGGTCATTGTCGTTTTGATGGGTGTGACCACCGGATGCCTGGGCGGGCTGATGCGCGACGTGGTCTGCAACGAAGTGCCGCTGGTGCTGAAACAGGGCGAACTTTATGTGTCCTGTGCCTTTACAGGTGCCCTGACGGCAGTGCTGGCTGCCAGATTGGGGACAGAGCCTGCGTTTTCTCTGGCTCTCTGCGCGCTGGTGTGCTGGGCGTTGCGAGCCGGATCTTTGATGTTTGGCTGGCAGATGCCGGTCTACAAAAGCCGCCCGCCGCGCAACTGA